CAATCAACTCCGACTCCGAAGATATCTCAGAATTTAGTGACCTGATCTCTCAAATAAGATTGTTTCTTTCAACAAACGACAATTACTCAGTCAAGTGGATACGGAGGCAAGCTAACGAGCTGGGTCATAAAATGGCTCAATCATCTCGTTTTATCATTTGTCCctcattcttttattttttaccgAGTTTTATTTCTCATTCTTTGTTAAACGATTGCCTTGAGGCTCATTAATATATTCATTCTTTGGTCCAAAAAAACAGtgagaaaagaattttttttaataataaattattgatagaaaatgaagaaaagaGGGAAGAAAAACCAGTCAGTAACTATGttgattaaaaagaaaaacagggtgattataaaaaaaaaaaaaaaaaaaaaagaaaataagaaaaacaggACGCGCACACCGGCCACAGCTTCAAATCAACCAGTGAAAACTAAAGAAGCTAGACCATGCCATGAGCAGGAGAATCAATCAATGCTTTACAGATAACCGCCCAATGGTTTTATTCCATTTCTAAGACGCGTAtacaataatataataataataataataacgacgGTCCATGGGCATTCCGGTAACTTTCCATTACCAAAACTGTATTTACGTTTCTATTCATTTCACCAGCCAACTTGAAAGATCCACGCCAACTATTACCCTTTTCGTAATTATTAAATATCAGAGGGGCAGATCTCTTATTCGCGCCGTGTATTTAAACCCATCCCCTCTTTCTCTCTTCGTCGGTACCAAACCTCTTAACAAACTAACTCATTtttactctttctctctcaaatttCTCTTGCAGAAACGCCCAAGGTACATTCTCTGATCCCAACTTGTTACGATTCCTCTAATTTAGTTCTGTAATTGCATTCTAGTTTCTTTTTTTACGTGAATTTTGCTTTTATATAATCCTAATTGTCGTTGATCTGATTCTCATCATTCTAGATCCGTACTCGTCTTATATGCATGTGTAATTTGCTTCATTTCTTTCAGTTTAGGGAGTCTGAGTTAGGAAAATGGTGAAGATTTGCTGTATTGGAGCTGGATATGTCGGCGGCCCAACAATGGCTGTCATTGCCCTTAAGTGCCCGTCAATTGAAGTGGTTGTTGTTGATATCTCTGTCCCTAGGATCACTGCCTGGAACAGTGACCAGCTTCCAATCTATGAACCTGGCCTTGATGGTGTGGTGAAGGAGTGTCGGGGGAGGAATTTGTTCTTTAGCACTGATGTGGAGAAGCATGTAGCGGAAGCTGATATAGTGTTTGTTTCCGTCAATACTCCTACCAAGACTCGTGGATTGGGAGCTGGGAAAGCTGCAGATCTGACGTATTGGGAGAGTGCGGCTCGTATGATTGCTGATGTATCGAAATCTGATAAAATCGTTGTTGAGAAATCAACTGTTCCAGTTAAAACTGCTGAGGCAATCGAGAAAATTTTGACTCACAACAGCAAAGGGATCAAATTCCAGATCCTATCAAACCCTGAGTTCCTTGCAGAGGGAACTGCAATTGAAGATCTGTTTAAGCCAGACAGGGTTTTAATTGGAGGAAGGGAAACACCAGAAGGTCAGGCTGCCATCAAAGCATTGAAGGATGTTTATGCTCAGTGGGTACCGGAAGATCGCATCTTGACCACTAACCTTTGGTCTGCTGAGCTGTCAAAGCTTGCTGCCAATGCCTTCTTGGCCCAGAGGATATCCTCTGTTAATGCTATGTCGGCTCTCTGTGAGGCTACAGGGGCTGATGTAACCCAGGTGGCGTTTGCTGTTGGCAAGGACAGTAGAATTGGTCAAAAGTTCTTGAATGCTAGTGTTGGATTTGGAGGATCCTGCTTCCAGAAGGACATTCTCAATCTGGTTTACATCTGTGAATGCAATGGCCTTCCGGAAGTGGCTGAGTATTGGAAACAAGTTATTAAGATCAACGATTATCAGAAAAACCGATTTGTAAACCGACTTGTTGCCTCTATGTTCAATACAGTTTCTAACAAGAAGATTGCCATTTTGGGGTTTGCTTTCAAGAAGGATACTGGTGATACAAGGGAGACACCAGCCATTGatgtgtgcaaggggcttttgGGGGATAAAGCCCGGTTGAGCATCTATGATCCTCAGGTAACAGAAGATCAAATTCAGAGGGATCTTACAATGAACAAATTCGATTGGGACCATCCTCTCCATCTCCAGCCGATGAGCCCTACAACAGTGAAGCAAGTGAGTGTAGTTTGGGATGCGTATGAAGCAATAAAAGATGCTCATGGTCTTTGCATTTTGACAGAGTGGGATGAGTTCAAGACACTTGATTACAAGAGGATATATGAAAACATGCAGAAACCAGCCTTCGTTTTTGATGGGAGAAATGTTGTGAATGCGGATCAATTGAGGGAAATTGGATTCATTGTGTACTCAATTGGTAAGCCACTTGATCAATGGCTCAAAGACATGCCTGCTGTAGCTTAAGGTAAAAAAGACTAATTGGTTTGGTTTTGCTCTTGTGGTGGGATCAACTGATTAAAAATTAGAGAATAGCAATTTCATTCTTTTgctatatttttgtttttatattatcTTTGGAAGTATTGTTATTGTTTATCATTTTCCTACATGGGACAGGGTGAAAGCCTCGGgctttatgttttacttttgccttAGAATACTTGATTCCATTTTATTATGTACTCTAATAATATTAGAATGGTGAATTCCTCAAATGCTATTTTTTGTGTTCAGATTCTGATATTTATTCATTGTCTACTTTGAATTTGATCCGAATTCGGTTTGATTCACGAGTCTCGATCTTTGTCTTTCAGATTATGATATCACTTCATTCATTGTCTACTTTACTGTTTATTTTCCGGAAGAATTTTTTGTTTGCTGtataatctatactatatatataattacggaagcagagagaaatgagaagaagtgttttagaagtctttttatgagttgtcaacgtagtaaaaaatgagattaaaaatatttaattaattaaaaataacaaatttatatttataatatattaaataattactagcctattaattaaaataataaaagaaagcaagagttacgggaagataaaaaaacacaaagcaaaggaaatccaaaagtcacaaataaacttctatataaagcatgatatatagtattccactattatattcattggtcacgatagatagtattatatttctgaaggtaaatattcgatttttttcatatgttgtagttattttgtttttaattatgttgttgttttatttttattaaacaatagttgttatagtttcatctttccgattcatttctgttgttacccaggttctatacctctcgttatcttatccatgtttaattttttatttgtcttttttttttccaaactgatagcttcaattgaagaaatccgacagaaatagaagatgcatgaacaactaaaactgGAAAAcataaaagtgtcaaaaattacaagaaattcttatgtttctcaaggtaattattcgatttttttcatatgttgtagttatttttgttctcaattgtgttgttgttttctttttattaaacaatagttgttatagtttcatttttcagagatgattttccatttctgtcattacccaggttccatacctctcgctaccttatccatgttttcttttttatttgtctttctttttcaaaatgactaaaataaagattttgtaaatttgtattcttttttagtatatgttgctaggtgttatcgtttcgattgctaactcttaactaaaatttaaattttcggctttatatgaactcaatttttggctttctcaattgtgttgttgttttatttttattaaacaattgttgttatagtttcatctttcagagatgaaattccatttctgtcgttatccagattccatacctctcgctaccttatccatgttttcttgtttatttatttatttttcaaaatgactaaaataaagattttgtatatttgcattcttttttagtatatgttcctaagtgttatcgttttgattgttaactctaactaaaatttagattttcggctttttatgaactcaatttttagttttaattgaagttagattaatttttctaattcggaacatgttgaaatccactcatttttttagtttgagtttagctaattgatatggattgtattttatatttttatgcattttggtacaaatagatataaagtttcacacgatagttgttcattgaagtttgagacatattaaataaaatattaaagagatattgaaatattatacttacaatgaagtttatttcaatataaattatgttatattattattattatcaagaagttattttttcccaattttctagacaaggagattgtaagcgtctaatacgcttgataagatgtttattcttgaagaatgtggattatgctatatacgaattcaaaatcaaggtaaataaaaataaattttgatgctcaaaatcctaaaaatgtacattaattatggatattgagataattgcttttgcaacattggcttatataatttttaactattatattatggttcgtacaaaattgttagtatttcaagagtttttaacagatgaaaatgaaatatgatcataggacaaattattgaaaaatattaattaagaaaatattattatttgaatctcttcaaattcttaaatgttgagcataatgattctaattaatataattaatttcacatattaattataaaacgtttttttttatactgagtggttacaattgcgatttaattctatttaactaaaattaatttatggacttaatacttcattaagaaaaaataaaatgtttaattaatgggcaaaaaatattttcactctcctctttatacgcttatgtctcgacattctctcttattttcaaaaaaaaaaaaacccgagagaaagatggttctctcctaattatctttttcgtcccttcatttttttttcaattcttttgtttgtttttcttacttacaaaattcaagaatatataattgttagaaaatattaatgaagtcaaataagtgatatctgcgagtatgactaatattctatatagtgaaagaatgaagaacaaattgatcgaatgtcttgatgagatattacgagatgaaaatagaaaaaatcatcatcttaaactgattcaattagatatattgggttattgtagaagaatgaataattgaattcgaatacttggtgatcatttccatcaaccaaaataattatcatcaagatgaatttgtgactaattcttacgaaatttatttttttatatgtaacatattgaattgataaagtttcttcatatgcaatattagaaaagtattgattgtaatagtttatagaataatatattgatgttgcttccattttaacatagattgtaattcttttgtatcgtagatataatatttaattttaattatagtttaattcaatttttgtttaacctatattgtaattcttttgtatcgtaaatataatatttaattttaattatagtttaattcaatttttggtttttttattatattctaatatatttcttaattaatctgctattttattattattgtttcacagaatatttggaatatgaaaatgtattaaaattcctaaaaagtacaaatcattgaattttgtaaaaataaataaatcattcatctttagttgaaattctataaaaaaaagtagtcaattatttttaaaattaatttaatttgaattatcgttaaaaaatatatattaatttcacatatacataatataaatttttttcatagcatgatataaaattatttaaaagtaaatatatcaatttatttatttgtctaaattatataaaagtttcatacctcgtgcatcgcacgggttttcgactagtattGGTAGTTTATGGAActcatttataataaaataaacttTATGTTTGGTATAAACCATGATATTAATGTAATATATCAGGTTGGGTTGGTACAATGTGAAAGTAATATTTTTGGATTAGGAGGTTAATATTAATGGGAGAGGCTATGCTTATTTCGTATGTTTTTACCACTAGATAAATTTtacactccatcatccaatggtgaaaaaacaaagtaagacttactttatgAAAATCAAAGTATAGAAGACACCATTATTAATAGTGACCATCCAACTAATttgaatttaaatttattttaacaaCTTTATAATCTTTGTCGTTTTTATTTTCGGTACccatataattaaaaaattgttTTCCGATCGACATGCCAAGCAATATCGGAGGGCCAAGAGAgcgtttttattttcagttcTTGTAACTCTCGTCCAATTGTTTCGTTAGAAATCAAGTCATCAAacgcatttatttatttaccatTTTATCCTTTTGAGAACaagcttctctggcacgcctgcatctatatataatataaaacaataacgatggagctgagatgtcacttcctccttttttactgataaaaaatataatatattaattttaattatattattatatttatctataaaagtattattttatccgtactatatctaacagttctacaaaatttaaattaatccctaaaatctctctaattctctgcatagctatctatctatctatatataatataaaacagtaacgatggagctgatgtctcacttcctcattttttactgataaaaaatataatataatatataatatattattttttattatatttatctataaaaatattaatttatctgtactatatctaagagttcttaaaaatttaaattaatccctaaaatctttctaattctcagcatatctatatataatataaaacagtaacgatagagctgaggtgtcacttcctcattttttactgataaaaaatataatataatatataatatattaattttaattatattattatatttatctataaaaagattatttaaagtaaatgtgaaaataaaataataatatttaattaatggtgccttctatgcttactttgtttttgacaaagtaagttttactttgttttttctaccattggatgagcttaccttgtcaaagttcatcactatccaatggtagaaaaaacaaagtaagacttactttgtaaaaaacaaagtaagtatagCCTAACccttaatttatatagcacctttatatcattaattgtaattattagattatatttttgttaatatttatatgttaagatgaatccgtgcatcgcacgggccaaaaactagttatttttataatttttaactccATTTgcgtatcaaggttgaaaattgggatatttcgaaaatatcgccaacaataagtgtttaatatattaatctaactttttttttgttatcaaACATAGACATAGTGATTTGAAGAAGAGCTAAGAAGCTGTTGGAGTTGAATTTTTCCACAAGCTCCTCGAAATTTAACttctttttttgaaagaataaaGATATgtattaacttaaatcagaaAGTAAAACATCGATGAGGAAAGGCGGTGGACATGCCCATTTGCCCCAGTCAGACCTAGAACTAACAACTTTTGCTAAAGAATGAGCTTCCTGATTCGTTGATCGCTTTATAAATAAGACCGAAACAGAGTTCAGATCTGGAAGAATAGAACAATAATCTTGAATAACATCTCATAAGTAAGAAAGATTGAAATCTTTGGATTGAATTGTTTTTACCACGTTGAGGCAATCATATCAAACTTTTGTTCCAAACAACTTGGTTGCGATACTTCCAAATGTTCCAAAGTACGGCTGCTACAGATTCTGCAACTGACAAAAACGAAGTTAACAATCTAGCAAACTAACAAAAGACATCCAAGATGTGCTCCATACGATTATCAGGAAAAAAACAGACCCCATACCTGTTGCGCGAAGATACAGGAGATGAAGATGTGAGTTTCATCTTCCTTGACTGTATTAAAGATAGGATATAAGTTCGGTAAAGAGCTATGCCGTTTTTCCAGATTGGTAGACAGCGCGAAAATAGTCTCCATAAGTAGTTttttattttcggtgctacgtGTAATTTCTAAATCAGATTCCAGTTAACAGCATTCGAAGTTGTTGAAACCTCAGCGTCTTTTGCCACATCCATCCAGTATTCGCTCCCCACTAGATAGGACTTCGACAGAGTATGTTGCCAGAACCAAGTATCCACACGACCATGATTTCGTTCTAGGATTAACAGAACTAATCTTTGATCGCGTTCATTGAGTAACGAGGTAATATGATCGACGTCCCAATTTCCATTCTGTTTTTTTAAATGAACGACTAGCTCAGTGTGGCAGTTCAGAGGCTTTGGAGAAGAAATTAACGGATTTGACTTATCCGAGAGCCAGGGATCCTCCCAAATTCGGATTGAATCTCCAATTCCCACCTTCCGTCTCAAACCATCATGGAGTAAGGAACTACCTGCATTTATGCTTCTCAAAATGTATGAGGGATTATGACCCAAACCTACATAAAGAAAATTACCGTTACGAAAATAACGAGCCTTGAGAATTCTGGCTACTAGCCACTCAGGATCCTGAAGAATTCGCCAACTTTGCTTGGCTAAGAGAGCCAGATTGAATAGATGAATATTCCGGAATCCCATTCCACCTTCAGATTTAGGAACACATAagttctcccaatgcttccaaTGAATCCCTAATGGATTAGCCCCTGAAGACTTCCACCAGAACCGGTTTAGCATTTTATTTACTTCATCACAGAAATCAATAGGCATAAGAAAGATACTCATCAAGTATGTAGGAatagattgttgaaacacctttccacatgattttgatttgacaaaattatttaagtaaatgataaaaaatattctaacacattaaatttaaatgctttgatttattcacagtaatgtgtttgttcaatgttgagtttattgatttataagacattaagataaaaagtctagaggcccataagtggaagtcaagcccaagtcaacagatcaagacctcacggcccaagaagataaaacgcagtcgtatcaagtaaaacgacgactcagcatgaagaaggatcgagaagccttctaacaaaagcttcaagaggaagctattgagttgagcgacaatgcagtcaggtcagtggcaaaacagaaccaacttatagataaagtatttctactttgggtaaagttcagaaggcgcaggaagctgtctggaagactttgccgtaaatatcgaaacattctgtttatctgacgaaaagctgctgagcactgccgtagacagaagatgcaagaatctcattggccaacgacactgagcacgtcttgagtgacaatgacaggaagccatttgcctccaacggttatttcgataTTCGAAATtgccggtgcttgaagtgtcactatataaaggcctctcaattgcttcattcgatgcagatctttaattagtcgaaacgctgaccaaattcatacttgaagttctgtgagaaaagcaaagcaaaatcttacaccaatttccaatcattgtgtaaaagtctagagtgatttcaatcatataaagtgtcttagcaattgttgtttaggacaaacactttatcatttctagaagaatagaaaggagaggctgagtactcggttatagtactcagcggtagttataggagtgagtagaggtatagaggaaggtactcttgtatactcagcttctattgtaaaaggtttcgtgttctacctttaaagagctcagtagagaattcaaaaagctcggaacgcgttccggggactggatgtaggcggagaggccgaaccagtatatgtctgctgagtaacatatttctaacccttaaactcctttatatattgcttgctataaaactgactaagtaacgaactcacgctgagttgagtgcactaagaagctgagttcaggaatagactctaagtgctatctcctgactcaaggaaagaaacagacttagtcacaagttgactaagcttgtgtcttaaaactacttagcgccgctgtgtaaaccttttcttaagaaaaaaagtcagccttaacggaaaatttttaaatagttcctatcccccccccttgaaactaaccttgtcacgttataagggaccaacaagtggtatcagagcttaaaagctcactgagcaagatataactatcttgagctgatccccacaatggctgagaacagcactcgtttcctcccaggaaatcggacaactcagattttacctgagggaatgtccattactcggcctcctctattcttcgggtctaactataccttttggaagaacagaatgaaaaatttcattcaggcaacaaatatgagtgcatggctttctatagtccaaggcccatttgttcctgttgaaactattgacggccaaacagttgttaaagctgagactaagtggacagaagatgatctgaagaagctacaaaatcatgcttcagctataaacatgcttcactgtgcgttagatgctgcagagtacaacaaaatttcaggttgtgagtcagcgcaggagatctggaagaaactggaggtcacctacgaaggaaccaacaaagttaaggagtccaatgtgaaccagcacatgaggttgtacgagctgtttgaaatgaatgatgatgaaggaatctctgagatgaactcaaggttcacaaacattatcaacgagctcaaaagacttggcaagatctttactgaggaagagcaagtcaataAGATattgaggagtcttcctaaaagctggcaagccaagaaaactgatgttgaggaagctcaagacttaaccacctacaagtatgatgaactcattggctcgctgctgacccatgagatctcaatgaagaactttgaggtgaaggagaagtctgaggacaagaagcaaaagtctcttgtcatgaaagctgactccattgacgggagctcaacagacgatgaagagatggccatgttcactagaaaaatgaaaaggctgttcagaaagaatgacaattattcaaagaagccttacaataagtttgataagtacaaagctgagtccagcgacaacaagtacaagaaggacagctcaaagcccatcacatgctttgaatgtcatcaaactggccatatcaaatcaagctgtcctaccttaaggaaggaaaagaaaaacatcaagaaggcaatggtggcaacctggagtgatagtgatgagtcatcatcatcaggagacgatgccactgagtcagcaaagatctgcttcatggcagatgagcttgctgagccttgtgtttctgagcatgctgacccctccgttgcatctgacgatgaggcacactcaactgaggtaatatcactacccttgcttagaaatgaaatgattaatgccctgagtgacctctacacacttgtcaaaaagtgtaacaagaaggttagagcactcagcaggcgatgtgacaagattgaagaggtcaaactgagtgatcttcaatatcttctccaagacaactcaactttgcatagcaacgtagaaattatgcaaaagtttgtctatgaggtccaatcagattataagaaactgaaaaaggacgtcacatctattcagaaccaactcaaggttcggaataaaagaaatattcctctgaacactcagtactgaagtactagtcagcagagatagAATCCTCAGCgaaatgtccagtgtgacttctgtgggaagaaaggacacaccataaaggtgtgctggcatgctcagcactagggtgctgaccagtcagtgagatatcctaaatggaaggtcagctgtgacttctgtgggaaaaatggacacaatgtccaagtgtgtcgtcataagattaaatatgatgctttacctgctgagcctaacaaacaaggacccaaaaagacttgggtacctaaagataactagctatattgcaggtaagcctgaggtgtgctgagaagtcaaagatgtggtacattgacatcgcatgctcgaggcatatgactggtgatgaaactcagttcatcacatttgtgcgtaaatgaggtggaagtgtaagtttcggagacaacaaaaagggtaagatagtagggtcaggaaccgttggtggtaatcctactattgagtcagtctccctagtcagcggactcaaatataacttactcagcgtagctcagttatgtgataatgggagaaaagttatatttgatgacactggatgtaaaatattcgagggaaaaacaaatgagttgcttttaactgcccctcgtattgataatgtctttatactgaatttagaaaagagattttcaaaaactgtatgcttagtgtcaaaggaagaaaattcctggctatggcacaggagacttggtcatgtaagcatggacctcctggccaaattagcaagaaagcaattagttgagggactgccaaaacttaagtttgaaaaagatcaattatgccacgcttgtgaagctggaaaacaaaccaaacaatcttttcatagtaaaaacattgtctcaactaagcgtccattagagttgctacacttggatctcttcggtccagtccagccgctgagcttgggtggtagaagattttccttggtcattgtagatgaattttctcggtacacttggatcatcttgctgagtagcaaggatgaaacctttgagacgttttcaactttagtaagaaaacttgaaaatgagaaagacttTAAGTTTGCtgacatccgaagtgataatggtggagaattcaaaaaccaacagtttgttgaattctgtgaagccaacgacattgaccataatttctctgctcctagaacgcctcaacagaatggggttgttgaaaggaaaaacagaaactTGGTTGacatagccaggacaatgctgagtgagcataggcttccaaagtacttttggggagaagctgtcaacacagcgtgctacatacttaatagggctctagttagacccatattaaagaagaccccctaggaactttggaaaggacgaaagcccaacattggatactttcgtgccttcggctgtaaatgttttattattctaaatactaaagacaacctagctaagtttgattcaaaagctgatgaagctatctttttaggctactcaacaaacagcaaatcatacaga
The DNA window shown above is from Euphorbia lathyris chromosome 1, ddEupLath1.1, whole genome shotgun sequence and carries:
- the LOC136208582 gene encoding UDP-glucose 6-dehydrogenase 3, with amino-acid sequence MVKICCIGAGYVGGPTMAVIALKCPSIEVVVVDISVPRITAWNSDQLPIYEPGLDGVVKECRGRNLFFSTDVEKHVAEADIVFVSVNTPTKTRGLGAGKAADLTYWESAARMIADVSKSDKIVVEKSTVPVKTAEAIEKILTHNSKGIKFQILSNPEFLAEGTAIEDLFKPDRVLIGGRETPEGQAAIKALKDVYAQWVPEDRILTTNLWSAELSKLAANAFLAQRISSVNAMSALCEATGADVTQVAFAVGKDSRIGQKFLNASVGFGGSCFQKDILNLVYICECNGLPEVAEYWKQVIKINDYQKNRFVNRLVASMFNTVSNKKIAILGFAFKKDTGDTRETPAIDVCKGLLGDKARLSIYDPQVTEDQIQRDLTMNKFDWDHPLHLQPMSPTTVKQVSVVWDAYEAIKDAHGLCILTEWDEFKTLDYKRIYENMQKPAFVFDGRNVVNADQLREIGFIVYSIGKPLDQWLKDMPAVA